CAACTCGCCGAGGTTGCTCCGAGCCACCGTCTCGGCCACAACATCAAACGCCGCCTCCGGCCACTTAAGCTCCACCACCGTAAGGCAAACCCCATTGATGCTGACCGACCCGCCAAGCTCAGGACGCTCCGCCAACTGGCCGATATCCAGAACGAGGTGGCGGCCGATCCCGCTCGCGACGGTCGATCGGACCTGACCTACGGCTTCTACGATGCCCGTAAACACCGATGACGGCTCCCGTAAATGCAACGTTCAGCGACTATTACGATATAATGTAGTAAACGAAGGCCCCGGACGCTATGATTTTTGGCAGAGAGACCAGGAGTACCCGATGAACCAGACGATCCGGACATGTTGCGTTTTTGGCTTCGCCGCCCTGATGGTGCTCGCCGCCGCCTCGGACGCCGCAGCCCAGTCCGATAACAGCAGCAAATCCAGCTTCCCTCTCCTCCAGGAATCGATGATCAACCGGATCGTCGACGGCACGGCCAAACAGGTCGCCCGGCGCTATGACCTGAACCCCGACCAGGCCAACGTCGCACGCGACATGCTCCAGGAAAACACCTGGAAGGTCGTCAACAAGCACTTCGACCAGCTCGCCGTCCTCATGCCCAAAATGTTCCAGTTGCGGGCCTCCGCCGAAGACCCCTCCCGCCACGAAGTCCAGGACTTCGCCCGACAGTTCGCCCCCATCATGAAAGAGGCCGGCGAACTGATCTTCTCCGAAAACCTCAAGTTCCATGAAATCCTCGACGAAAAGCAGAAACGCATCCACCAGCAGGACCTCGACCAGATGCGCAGCCAGATCGCCGAGATCAACCAGCGACTCGACCGGTGGTCCAGGGGCGACTACAAGCCCGGCGAGTTCCGCTACGGACTGATCGGCCAGCCGCCTCGGAACCAACAGCAGAACCGCCAGAACCCCGACGGCGACTACGACCAGACCTCGACCAGCTACTGGGAACTCTACGTCAAGATGTTCGTCGAAGCCTTCCAACTCGACCAGGGCCAGCGGACCATGGCCTACTCCGTCCTCAGCGAAATCAAAACCCGCGCCGAAGCCTATCGCCGTGACCATCAGCGACAACTCACCGACGCCCAGCAGGCCCTCGCCCAACTCCAACGATCCACCGCGACCAAGCCGATCGACAAGGAACAACTCCAGAAGCTCCAGCAGCAGGTCGAACAGCTCAATCAGCCCCTCCTGACCATGTTCGACGAGCTCTGCCAGCGCCTCCTGGCCATCCCGACCGACCAGCAGCGCCGAGTCGCCGCCGAACTCCTCGGCGATCAGGGCACGCCACGAAGCCCCCAGGGAATCACCACCACCCGCCCCGCCGGCGGATAGCGACGTCCCATGAACGAGATGGGCAAAACCCTGCTCCTCGTCGGCCTGCTCATCGCAGCCGTCGGGCTCGTCCTGTGGCTCGTCTCAAAAACCTCGCTCGGCCACCTGCCCGGCGATATCGTCATCGAACGCGAAAACTTCAAATTTGCTTTTCCCATCACAACCAGTATTCTGATTTCAGTGATCCTGACGTTGCTGCTGTGGGTAATCAGCCGGTTGCGACACTGACCGGCGTCTGACCGATGTCTGTGGTGCCGCGCCCAACCGATGGCCTCTAAACATAACAACCCGACCGGCGACCGCCGCGGAATACAACTCGATCCCGACACCGTCCTGTGGGGATACCGGCACGGCGTCTTTCCCATGGGCGATGAACGCAGCGACCAGATCCTCTGGTTCAGTCCCGACCCGCGGGCCGTCATCGACCTCGACGACTTCCACGTGCCGCGCACCCTCCGCCAGATCATCCGACAGGGCAAATTCCAGATCACCCTCAACCGCTGCTTCGACCGGGTCATCCAGAGCTGCGCCGACCGCCAGCCTACCTGGATCACCCCCGCCATCGTCGAAGCCTACTCCGATCTCCACCGCCGCCAACTCGCCCACAGCGTCGAAGCCTGGTGCGACGGCGAACTCGCCGGCGGACTCTACGGCGTCACCCTCGGCGCCGCCTTCTTCGGCGAATCCATGTTCCACAAGGTCACCGACGCCTCAAAGATCGCCCTCGTCGCCCTCGTCCGCCAGCTCCAGCACCGCCAGTTCACCCTCCTCGACATCCAGTATATCACCCGCCACCTCGCCCGATTCGGCGCCTACACCATCCCGCGAAGCGAATACCTCAAACGCCTGGAACAGGCCCTCGCGACCGAACCCGTCTTCGCCCCCGAAGGCCAGTCCCATATCGGCCTCTTGGCCTGAATTGCCTCTGCACGCGACTAGAGCCCGATCTGCCGACGCGTCACCCGCGCGGTAAACCGGCACGCGTCCCCGCGATACCGCGTGATCACCAATCCCAGCGGCTCGTCCCTCCCGTTCATGAAACGCTCGGTCAGCACCAACACCCACGCGTGATCCGGAGGCGTCAGATAATGCCGGTCCTGACCGTCCGCCGGCTCCGCCGAAATGCTCTGCTCGATCGCCGCCACCTTGATCCCCTGCGCCTGCTCCCACCGCAATACGAACAGCGGCGAGGCAAAATCGAAATCCGTCAACCGGTCCGCCAGCGGCCATGGTATGATGCACCGGTCCGTCGAGAGCGGCTGACCCGAATCCGTATCGAGCCGCTGAACCACCCGAACCCGAGACCCCGTCGCGATCCCTAATCTGGCCGCGACCTCCTCATCCGCCGCCATCAATCGGCTGTCGATCAGCTTCCGCTCGATCCGCAACTGCCCCTGCAGCACCTGAACCGTGAAATCCGACAACCCCACCGACCGCCGCGGACCCGACCGGTCCAGCACGAACGTCCCAACCCCCTGCCGCCGCTGCAGCAGACCCTCCCGAATCAGCATCTCCACCGCCTGACGAATCGTGCTCCGCGAGACCTCAAACTGCCGGCACAGCTCCGGCTCCGGCGGAATCCGGTCGCCCGCCTTCCACCGGCCGTCCCGGATCCGCTCCCGAACTTCCGCAAATACACGCTGATAAAGGCTTGCCATGGCCGTATGGTAAGAAACCGCCTCCGCCGCGTCAACCGCGGCCAATCAAGCCCCATCGGGGCCAAAGACCTCCGCGCTCACCCCGACACACCCCCGCCGCCGGCCGCCAAACGCCGCGCTCGCGCTCGCGGCCAACCCTTATTTGTTTTGACTTGCCTCCGCCACAACGCTATATTCCTTGATTTCTCCATCTGCCGGATAGATGGGTAGACAAGCCTTTTTGCGATACGAAACTGGAGGTTATCGACTATGGCTAAACAAGACAAAATGGTGTACTTCTTCGGCCCGGGCAAAGGCGACGGCAAGGCCGAAATGAAGAATCTCCTCGGCGGAAAGGGCGCCAACCTCGCCGAGATGGCCAACCTCGGCGTCCCCGTCCCCCCCGGATTCACCATCACCACCGACGTCTGCACCCACTTCATGAAGAGCAAGAACAAGTTCCCACAGGGACTCGACAAGCAGGTCGATCAGGCCATGGCCAAGGTCGAACGCGAAATGAAACTCAAGTTCGGCGACCCGAACAAACCCCTCCTCGTCTCCGTCCGCTCCGGCGCCCGAAGCTCCATGCCCGGCATGATGGAAACCGTCCTCAACGTGGGCCTGACCACCAAGACCCGTGAAGGCCTCATCAAGATGACCAACAACCCCCGGTTCGTCTATGACGCCCACCGCCGGCTCATCCAGATGTACAGCGACGTCGTCATGGAAAAATCCGAAGGCATCGAGCCCAAGGAAGGCATGGGCATCCGCCAGCAGCTCGAACGCGAACTCAACAAAATGAAACGCGAACGAGGCGTCAAGAACGACGTCGACCTGACCGCCGACGACCTCAAGGAACTCATCGATATCTACAAGGCCAAGGTCAAGCAAGTCCTCGGCAAGGAATTCCCCGACGATGCCCAGGAACAGCTCTGGGGCGGCATCCGAGCCGTCTTCCTCAGCTGGAACGGCAAGCGGGCCATCGCCTACCGCCGCATCGAAAAAATCCCCGACGAGTGGGGCACCGCCGTCAACGTCCAGACCATGGTCTTCGGGAACATGGGCGACGACAGCGGCACCGGCGTCGGTTTCACCCGAAACCCCGCCACCGGCGAGAACGTCTTCTACGGCGAATGGCTCCCCAATGCCCAGGGCGAGGACGTCGTCGCCGGCATCCGCACCCCGCTGCCCATCAACGAGGCCGGCAAGACCGATGAAACCCGCAGCCTCCCGTCCCTCGAAAAAACGATGCCCAAGGCCTACAAGGAACTCGACGGCATCCAGAAAAAACTCGAAAAACACTACCGCGACATGCTCGACATCGAGTTCACCATCCAGCAGGACCGCCTCTGGATGCTCCAGTGCCGCGTCGGCAAGCGAAACGGCCCCGCCGCCGTCCGCATGGCCGTCGAAATGCTCAAGCAGAAGCTGATCGACCGCGAGACCGCCGTCCTGCGTGTCACGCCCTCCCAGCTCGATGAGCTCCTCCACCCGATCCTCGACCCCAAGGCCGAACTCAAAGCCGATAGGCTCGCCACCGGACTGCCCGCCGGGCCCGGCGGAGCCACCGGACAGGTCGTCTTCACCGCCGACGACGCCGTCGCCTGGGCCAAGAAGGGCAAGAACGTCATCCTCGTCCGTGAAGAAACCAACCCCGAAGACGTCGAAGGCATGCGCGCCGCCAGGGGCATCCTCACCGCTCGCGGTGGCATGACCAGCCACGCCGCCCTCGTCGCCCGCGGTTGGGGCAAGTGCTGCATCGTCGGCGCCGGCAAGATCGAAATCGACGCCCACGCCAAGACCATGCGGGTCGAAGGTTCCGACGTCGTCATCCGCGAAGGCGATACCATCAGCCTCAACGGATCAAAGGGCGCGATCTACCAGGGCGAAATGCCCATGGTCAAAGCCGCTGAGGAAAACCCCTTCTTCAACGCCTTCATGACCATCTGCGACCAGGTCCGCACCCTCGGCGTCCGCACCAATGCCGACACCCCGGATGACGCCCGCAAGGCCCTCTCCTTCGGGGCCGAGGGCATCGGCCTCTTCCGCACCGAACACATGTTCTACGGCGAAGGCAGCGACGAACCGCTCTTCAAGCTCCGCAAGATGATCATGTCGAGCACCGTCGATGAACGCCGCGCCGCCCTCGACGAACTCTTCCCGTTCGTCAAGAAGGACATCAAGGCCACCCTCGAGGCCATGGCCGGCAAGCCCGTCACCATCCGCCTCCTCGACCCGCCGCTTCACGAGTTCGTCCCGCACTCCAAGGAGCGCCAGCGCGAACTCGCCGACGCACTCAAGATCGACCTCAATGAGCTTCAGAAGCGGATCGACGGTCTCCACGAGAACAACCCCATGATGGGTCACCGCGGCGTCCGTCTCGGCGTCACCTATCCCGAAGTCACCGAGATGCAGGTCCGGGCCATCCTCGAAGCCGCCGCCGAACTGACCAAGGCCGGCAAGAAGGTCATGCCCGAAATCATGGTCCCGGTCGTCGCCGAGGCCAACGAGCTGACCACCCAGAAGGACATCGTCGATCGCGTCCATAAGGAAGTCTGCGCCAAAATCGGCGTCAGGAAGGTCGCCCACATGGTCGGCACCATGATCGAGATCCCCCGAGCGGCACTCACCGCCGGCAAGATCGCCGAAACCGCTGAGTTCTTCAGCTTCGGCACCAATGACCTCACGCAGATGAGCTTCGGCTTCTCCCGCGACGACATCGGCGGCTTCCTGCCCGATTACCTCGAAGACAAGATCCTGCCCGATGACCCCTTCCAGACCGTCGATCAGCAGGGCGTCGGCGAACTCATCCAGATCGGCATCGAACGCGGCCGCAATGCCCGGCCCAACCTCAAGGTCGGTATCTGCGGCGAACACGGCGGCGACCCCGACAGCGTCGAGTTCTGCCATAAGGTCGGCATGAACTACGTATCCTGCTCGCCGTTCCGCGTCCCGATCGCCCGCCACGCCGCCGCTCGCGCCGTGGCCAAGGAAAAGGCCGCCGGTCAGAAGCCCGCCAAGCCCAAGGCGACCAAGGCCAAGAAGGCCAAGGCCCGACGCTAAGGCGGCAAGCCGATAGGCACAAAACCAAATCGACCGGCGGAACACCAACCGCCGGTCGATTTCCTTTTTACTCCGCCCGCCCCGCCCTCACGAACGTCACCGCCCCCGGCTCCTTCGCCAGCACCCGCCAGCCGCCATCGGCCTCCAATATCCGCGCCAGCGGACACCACGCATCCACCACCGCCGCGTCAATCCCCCACCGCGCAAACGTCCCCTCCCACTCGCGACCGCCCATCGCCAACCGCGCCGCCCGCAAAATCTCATCGCCGTACACGTCGCAGCGGCTGTCCGCGAACACCGCCAACCTCCCATCCGCCGCGAACGTCACGTAGCTGCCCGTGTTCATCGTCGTAAAAAGCCGCACCGGCCGATCCAGCTCCAACAGCGCCGCCACCCCCCGAATCGGCTCCCTCGACGCATACCGCGTCCATACATCCGTCGGATACCGCCACAACAACGCCAGCACCACCGCCGCCAGCACGCCGACCGTCACCGCGAACCGCACCGTCAACGTCTCCGCTTTGCCTGCATCCACCGCTTCCCGGCCCAGCGCCGCCGCAAAAAGCGGCGCCGAACCCATGCACGCCAGCGGAATGTGCCGAACCCCGCTGAACCCCAAAACCAACAACCCGCCGCACAACGTCAGCTCCGCCCAACCGATCCGCCGCCATCGACGCACCACCGCCCATGCCACCGCCGCCGCCAGCAGGTACATGTAGATATCCGGCGCCTGGACCGGCCAGATCGCCGGAACCCGCCACTCCTCCGTCAGCTTCAACTCCTCCAGACCCATCGTCATCCGCACGTAGTCCACGTGATCCATCGCGTGCGGCGTCACCAGAATCGCCGCCAGCGCCGCCGCCACCGATACCGCCAGCACCGCCGCCTCGCGACAGGTCGCATTCCCGCCCCAAACCCGCTCCACCACGCGACCCGCCAGCCACAATCCCATCACGCCCAAACCCATCACGCAGGCGCTATGCACCTGCGCCCACAACAGAAAGACCCCAGCCGTCCACCCCACCAGCCGCCAACCCGGCCGATCCCGATGGCGAACCAGAAGATCGATTACCACCATCGCCAGAAACAACGACCACACCTGCGGCCGCAGCCCGCGCGTATTGCCCGCCGCGATCGCCAATCCCAAAACCACACCCGCCGCGTACACCGCCATCACCCCGCGCCGCACCATAAGCCGGTACGCCAACACCATCGCACCCGCGAACACCACCGCCATCAACCCCTCAGCCGCCCGCGGACCAAGCCTCGACCAGCTCAGATACACCCCAACATCGAAAAGCCACGAATGCGGAACCCACAACTTCCCGCTGCGGGTAAAACTGAACACATCCACCTGCGGCACATCCCACTGCCGAACGATCCATCGACCATCCGCCAGATGAAACCACAAATCCGGATCGTACGGAATCGGCATGAACCCGATCGCCAACGCCAGCAGCACCACCGCCGCCGTCGGCAGCGCCGCCGCGCCGCCCTCGTCCGCCAGCCGGCCCAACTCAGCCGCCGTCCCAGCCTCCACCGTATCAACCTGCACCGCCGATCCGTCCTGCATCACATCTCCATACCACCCATCACCCATCCACAGACCGCACCCTATCCCCTTTATCGACCATCCCACCCCCACCATCCACATCCCGAAAATTAAACTTTCAAGACCTGACCCCATGGGGTCAGGTCTTGAAAGTTTAATTTTGCCCGTCTCCATTCGGAGCGGCCACTGTCAGAATCAAGGCGGCCTGCTATAATGCGGCGATGACCGTCGTGCGGGTCGACCAACTGACCAAGTCGTTCCGGGTGCCGGCCAAGGAGGCCGGCCTCCTTCCCACCCTGCGCCACTTCCTCCGCCGCCAGTACCGCACCGTCGAAGCCGTCAAGGAAGTCTCCTTCACCATCGAACCCGGCGAGTTCGTCGGATTCCTCGGACCAAACGGCGCCGGAAAAACCACCACCCTCAAAATGCTCACCGGCCTCATACACCCCACCGCCGGCTCCGTCGAAGTCGCCGGACACGTCCCCTTCCGACGACGTCCCGAATTCCTCAACCGCATCACCCTCGTCATGGGCCAGAAACAACAGCTCATCTGGGACCTGCCCGCCCTCGACTCCCTCAAAATCAACGCCGCCGTCTACGAAATCCCCGAACCCGACTTCCGCAGCCGACTCGCCGAACTCTCCGAAATGCTCGACCTCAACGCCCAGCTCACCCAGCCCGTCCGAAAACTCTCACTCGGCGAACGCATGAAAGCCGAACTCCTCGCCGCCCTCCTCCACCGGCCAAGCGTCCTCTTCCTCGACGAACCCACCCTCGGCCTCGACGTCAACGCCCAAGCCGCCGTCCGCAATTTCCTCCGCGAATACAACCGACGACACCACGCCACCGTCCTGCTCACCAGCCACTACATGGCCGACATCACCGCCCTCTGCCCGCGCGTCCTCCTCATCCACCGCGGCCAGCTCATCTACGACGGCTCCATCGCCGGCATCATCGACCGCTTCGCCCCCTACCGCGAAATCAAAATCGAACTCGACGCGCCAATCCCCCACGACCTACTCCAACGTTACGGCGAGGTCCGCAGCGTCCAGGACCGCATGGCCCAGATCATCGTCCGACGCGACGAACTCACCGCCGTCGTCTCCCGCCTCCTGAACGAACAGAAGGTCTGCGACCTGACCGTTACCGATCCGCCCATCGACGACATCATCGGCCGCCTCTTCAAGGAGGGCATCGTCGCATGAGGGCCGCCCTCCGAAAATGGCGCACGCTCCTGGCCGTCCACTACGCCTACATGCTCGAATACCGCGCCGAAATCTTCCTCTGGGCCCTCACCGGAATCCTCCCCTTCATCCTCATGGGCGTCTGGATGCAGGCCGGCGAACAGGGCCAATTCCCCCTCTCCTCCATCCAGTTCGCCCAATACTTCCTCGCCGTCTTCGTCGTCCGCCAGTTCACCGGCGTCTGGGTCATCTGGGAGTTCGAATACGAGGTCGTCCAGGGCCGACTCTCGCCCTGGCTCCTCCAGCCGCTCGATCCCATCTGGCGATACCTCGCCCGCCACGGCGGTGAGCGCCTCGCCCGACTGCCCTTCCTGATCGTCATCGTCGCCCTCTTCTTCCTGCTCTACCCTCAGGCCCTCTGGACCCCCAAATCCTCCGCCATCGCCCTGGGCCTTGCCGCCATCGTCGCCGCCTTCGCCCTCCGCTTCGCCATCCAGTACACCTTCGCCATGCTCGCCTTCTGGACCGAACGCGCCCACGCCACCGAAGACCTGTTCTTCCTCTTCTTCCTCTTCCTCTCCGGCTACGTCGCTCCGCTCGAGGTCTTCCCCGACATCGTCCGCCAGATCACCATCTTCACCCCCTTCCCCTACATGGTCTACTTCCCAGCCCGCCTCCTCCTCGGCCAGGAAACCCACGTCCTCCGAGGCTTCGCCGTTACCTTCGTCTGGACCGCTGTGTTCATCCTCCTTAACCGATGGGCCTGGCGAAAGGGCCTCAAACGCTACTCCGCCATGGGAGCCTGACCGTGATCCGACGATACCTCAAAGTGCTCCGCCTCTTCTGGTCCACCGCCCTCGCCGCCGAAATGGAATACCGCATCAACTTCCTCCTCGCCGCCGTCACCTCCATCGGCGGAATGACCGGCAGCATCTTCGCCCTCTTCCTCTTCTACCGCGTCGGACACCAGCTCGGCGGATGGACCTGGTCCCAGGCCCTCATCGTCCTCGGCGTCTTCACCATCCTCGACGGCTTCGCCTCCACCTACCTCTCCCCCAACCTCAACCAGATCGTCGAACACGTCCAGGAAGGCACCCTCGACTTTGTCCTCCTCAAACCCCTCGACAGCCAGTTCTGGCTCTCCTGGCGCAACTTCTCCCCGTGGGGCCTCACCGACGTGGCCGTCGGAACCGCCCTCATCCTCTACGCCGGCTCCATCGAAAACCTCTCAGCCGTCAACTACCTGGCCGGCCTCCTGCCCCTGGCCATGGCCGTGACCATCCTCTACTCCCTCTGGTTCATCCTCGCCGCCACCAGCATCTGGTTCGTCAAAATCTACAACGTCACCCAGGTCCTCCGAAGCCTCGTCGACGCCGGCCGCTTTCCCATCGTCGCCTATCCCGTCGCCTACCGCGTCTTCTTCACCTTCGTCCTGCCCGTCGCCTTCCTCACCACCGTGCCCGCACAGGCCATGCTCGGCCAAGCCGCACTCGCCACCTACCTCCTCGCCGCCGCCATCGCCGCCCTCCTGCTCGCCGTCGCCCGACTCTTCTGGAAATTCGCCCTCCGATACTACACCAGCGCCTCAAGCTGACCCGCCACCCGCGACGACGACAACGCACCACCGCCCGATCCTCTCAGCCCTTCCGCGCAAGCGAACGCCGTCGCCGCGGCGCCTCCTCAACCGACGAATCCGGCCAGATGTCCAACACCGCCAGACCCAACGCCCGGGCGATCCGCCCCTTCTCCTCGGCGTCCGGATCATAGCCGAATTCCTCCGCCGCACGCACAATCGGAACCGGCACGTCGCTCAACGACGCCAGATCCATCAGCTCTATCCCCATCTGCTCTCGGTATTCCCGCAGGTTATTCGTCGGCATGTCCATTCCGCACCGTCCTTTCCCAAATCCGGCTACGCCCGTACTCCCCCTGCTTCCGCGCGCAGAAAGCTCCCGCCCTCTACGCGGCTCCCGCACCCTCAACGCCCGTCATAGCGGGCGGCCAGACGGGCGCCCTTGAGCGTCCGCAGACGCCGAAACGCCCGTTCAGCCGCCTGGCTCACCGCCACGTCCCGACTCCGGTCCGTGGCCTTGGCGACCACAGTCTCTCCTGATGCCAAATTCACCGTCAGAACACATTCCTGATCCATCCCGCCCTTCGGACCGTTCACGTCCGTCAGCCGAACCGACACCTTGTCCACCCGACGCACAAAACGGCTCAGCGACAACCGAAGACGCGCCCGAACCCGATCCCGAAACTCCGCGTCATCCTCGCCCTTGACCCGCATGAATAACCGCATCGATATCTCCCGTCTCCGCGACATCCGTCGCTTCACCTGTATTATAGAGAGGCTTATCTATTTGACCTCATAGATACTTTGGAGCTAATATATAGAGAAAAGAAAGGTATCGACCGCCATGAAATGGCTCAACTACCACCACCTGCTGTACTTCTGGACCGTCGCACGCGAAGGCACCATCGTCCGGGCGGCCGAAAAACTCCTCCTCGCCCAGCCGACCATCACCACCCAGATCCGACGACTCGAACGGGCCGTCGGACACAAACTCTTCGAACGCCGCGGACGAAACCTCCACCTCACCGAAATGGGACGCGCCGTCTACCAGTACGCCGATGAAATCTTCTCCCTCGGCGAGGAACTCATCGACTTCGTCAACGCCCGACCCACCCAAAGGCCATGGCAATTCACCGTCGGAATCGACGACATCCTCCCCAAACTCATCGTCTGCCGGCTCCTCTCTCCCGTCCTCGCCCTCCCCGAACCCGTCCAGATCGTCTGCCGCGAAGACAACATGAACCACCTCCTCGCCGACCTCGCCATCAACGAGGTCGACATGATCCTCTCCGACACCCCCATCACCCCCACCGTCAAGGTCCGCGGATACAACCATCTCCTCGGGCAGTGCGGAACCTCCTTTCTCGCCACCCCGGACCTCGCACGACAATATCGGCGAAACTTCCCCCGCTCCCTCCACGCAGCCCCCATGCTCCTGCCCATGGAAAACACCAGCCACCGCAAAGCCCTCGATCAGTTTCTCGGAGCCGAGGAACTCCGCCCCGCCGTCCGTGGTGAGTTCGACGACGATGGACTCCTCCAGGTCTTCGGACGCATGGGCGCCGGAGTCTTCCCCATCCCCACCCTTATCGAACCCGACCTCCTCCGTCTCTACGACCTGAAGGTCGTCGGCCGGCTGGACAACGTCACCATGAGCTTCTACGCCATCTCCGGAGAACGTAAACTCAGACATCCCGCCGTGCTCGCCGTATCCCAAGCCGCCCGCAACGTCCTCTCCTCCGAATGAGCAACCGGCAACACCTCAGACCCCTCCCCTCAAGCCGCCACCCAGCCTACAGACGCCACCGCACCGCTTCGCACGTCACGTGCCGCGGCGCCTCCTCGCGATACGTCGTGGCTGCATAACTGGTAATAAGCTCGCCGCCCTTCAACTCCAGCGTCACCGCCCAGCCGACCCAATAGCCGTTCGACGTGTGCAGCCGGATCGTCCGATCGCGATCCCACGTCCGACCGCCGTCCTCACTCACGATCGCCGATACGCCGAACGGCACGTGATAGTTCGAATACGTACACAACAGCCGCCCGTCCCGAAGCTCGGTCAGATACGCGTGCACGTGCGCATTGCCGGTCAAGCTCCACGGCCGCGCCCACGTCCGCCCGCCGTCCGTCGACTCGGTAATCACCGTGTCCTCAAACCCCTCACCCGTCGTCTCCGGCAACTGCCGTCGCAACGCCGCCAACAGCCGACCGTCCCTCAGCCGCACCGCGCCCACCTCACCAAACCACGTGTAATCCCAGTCAATCCGCCCTTCCGAAAACTCCCACGTCTCCCCGCCGTCCCGCGACCGGCCCAACTGCAGATGGCTGCTGCCGTTCGGCTCGCCGCCCCACTCCGGCTTCTTCGCCGTCACCACCAGCAGCCCCCCGTCCTCCTCCACCACCGCCTGACGCGGATAGTCCCACGACCTGTACACCGAACTGGTCCAGCTCCGCCCGCCGTCGTCCGACCACGCCAGCGTCTGCTCATCCGGCTTCCGCTCGCCGCCGGCGCCCACCACGCCGCCTTGCGCCGTCATCACCAGCCGCCCGCTCGGCAAACCCACCAGCATCGGCTCCTTCCCGTACAGCGGCGTCTCGCCGATCTCCCGCCAGCTCTCACCGCGATCCGCCGACTCGTAAACGAATATCCCGAACCGCCGCTTGGCCCGGTCCGGATCGTTGTTGTCCCGACAGACCGCCGCCACCAACCCCCCATCCTTCCGCTGGATCATTCCCGCCTTGTAGTTCCCGCGATCCCCCACCCGAACCCGGACCGCCGGCTTCCACGCCACAAACCCCACCCGCTGGAGGTCCTGACCCGTATACCCGGTCAGCGCCTCGACGTACCTCTCATACTCGTACCCGCCCAGCAGCGCCGCATTCCGCGCCCGATCCGCCGCCGTCCCACCCACCGCCTCCGTCTCGTGAGGATAACGCTTCGCCGTCTCCGCCATGACAAGCTCCTTACAAAACAAACCAAATCTCCGACCAGCCATCCTACCCGCGCCCTTCCGCCACGCCACGAAATTCACCGCCGCCAAGCCTCCGCCCACACCGCTATCCCTCTGGCCGCACCAAACCACTTTGAACCTTCGATCTGCACCCACAACCGCCTCTACGCTGGCACCGTCGCCTTCATGTTGCTACACTTACGCCTTTGAATATACAGCGATCAACA
This DNA window, taken from Phycisphaerae bacterium, encodes the following:
- a CDS encoding DUF2905 domain-containing protein, which encodes MGKTLLLVGLLIAAVGLVLWLVSKTSLGHLPGDIVIERENFKFAFPITTSILISVILTLLLWVISRLRH
- a CDS encoding leucyl/phenylalanyl-tRNA--protein transferase, yielding MASKHNNPTGDRRGIQLDPDTVLWGYRHGVFPMGDERSDQILWFSPDPRAVIDLDDFHVPRTLRQIIRQGKFQITLNRCFDRVIQSCADRQPTWITPAIVEAYSDLHRRQLAHSVEAWCDGELAGGLYGVTLGAAFFGESMFHKVTDASKIALVALVRQLQHRQFTLLDIQYITRHLARFGAYTIPRSEYLKRLEQALATEPVFAPEGQSHIGLLA
- a CDS encoding GntR family transcriptional regulator, producing MAAVDAAEAVSYHTAMASLYQRVFAEVRERIRDGRWKAGDRIPPEPELCRQFEVSRSTIRQAVEMLIREGLLQRRQGVGTFVLDRSGPRRSVGLSDFTVQVLQGQLRIERKLIDSRLMAADEEVAARLGIATGSRVRVVQRLDTDSGQPLSTDRCIIPWPLADRLTDFDFASPLFVLRWEQAQGIKVAAIEQSISAEPADGQDRHYLTPPDHAWVLVLTERFMNGRDEPLGLVITRYRGDACRFTARVTRRQIGL
- a CDS encoding pyruvate, phosphate dikinase, whose product is MAKQDKMVYFFGPGKGDGKAEMKNLLGGKGANLAEMANLGVPVPPGFTITTDVCTHFMKSKNKFPQGLDKQVDQAMAKVEREMKLKFGDPNKPLLVSVRSGARSSMPGMMETVLNVGLTTKTREGLIKMTNNPRFVYDAHRRLIQMYSDVVMEKSEGIEPKEGMGIRQQLERELNKMKRERGVKNDVDLTADDLKELIDIYKAKVKQVLGKEFPDDAQEQLWGGIRAVFLSWNGKRAIAYRRIEKIPDEWGTAVNVQTMVFGNMGDDSGTGVGFTRNPATGENVFYGEWLPNAQGEDVVAGIRTPLPINEAGKTDETRSLPSLEKTMPKAYKELDGIQKKLEKHYRDMLDIEFTIQQDRLWMLQCRVGKRNGPAAVRMAVEMLKQKLIDRETAVLRVTPSQLDELLHPILDPKAELKADRLATGLPAGPGGATGQVVFTADDAVAWAKKGKNVILVREETNPEDVEGMRAARGILTARGGMTSHAALVARGWGKCCIVGAGKIEIDAHAKTMRVEGSDVVIREGDTISLNGSKGAIYQGEMPMVKAAEENPFFNAFMTICDQVRTLGVRTNADTPDDARKALSFGAEGIGLFRTEHMFYGEGSDEPLFKLRKMIMSSTVDERRAALDELFPFVKKDIKATLEAMAGKPVTIRLLDPPLHEFVPHSKERQRELADALKIDLNELQKRIDGLHENNPMMGHRGVRLGVTYPEVTEMQVRAILEAAAELTKAGKKVMPEIMVPVVAEANELTTQKDIVDRVHKEVCAKIGVRKVAHMVGTMIEIPRAALTAGKIAETAEFFSFGTNDLTQMSFGFSRDDIGGFLPDYLEDKILPDDPFQTVDQQGVGELIQIGIERGRNARPNLKVGICGEHGGDPDSVEFCHKVGMNYVSCSPFRVPIARHAAARAVAKEKAAGQKPAKPKATKAKKAKARR
- a CDS encoding ATP-binding cassette domain-containing protein translates to MTVVRVDQLTKSFRVPAKEAGLLPTLRHFLRRQYRTVEAVKEVSFTIEPGEFVGFLGPNGAGKTTTLKMLTGLIHPTAGSVEVAGHVPFRRRPEFLNRITLVMGQKQQLIWDLPALDSLKINAAVYEIPEPDFRSRLAELSEMLDLNAQLTQPVRKLSLGERMKAELLAALLHRPSVLFLDEPTLGLDVNAQAAVRNFLREYNRRHHATVLLTSHYMADITALCPRVLLIHRGQLIYDGSIAGIIDRFAPYREIKIELDAPIPHDLLQRYGEVRSVQDRMAQIIVRRDELTAVVSRLLNEQKVCDLTVTDPPIDDIIGRLFKEGIVA
- a CDS encoding multidrug ABC transporter permease, which codes for MRAALRKWRTLLAVHYAYMLEYRAEIFLWALTGILPFILMGVWMQAGEQGQFPLSSIQFAQYFLAVFVVRQFTGVWVIWEFEYEVVQGRLSPWLLQPLDPIWRYLARHGGERLARLPFLIVIVALFFLLYPQALWTPKSSAIALGLAAIVAAFALRFAIQYTFAMLAFWTERAHATEDLFFLFFLFLSGYVAPLEVFPDIVRQITIFTPFPYMVYFPARLLLGQETHVLRGFAVTFVWTAVFILLNRWAWRKGLKRYSAMGA